In the genome of Chlamydia buteonis, the window TCTGAAAGAATAAGTTCTGTCCCGATTGTAAAGCTGAGACAGTGTAGACTACAGTATCGCTTTCAGCAGTTTTATTATCCAATCTTGATCTTTCTGTTTCCTGTGTAGATGGATTTAATATAACACTAATATTTGCGGCAGTGTTACCACTCCAATTAGCTGTTGCAGATAGTATTAAAATCCCAGGACATAACACTTTGATTGTTTGTGTATCAGACTCTTCAATTTTTAAGTACTTATCTGATATTGGTGTGCTGGTTACATTATCAGTTTTTGTCGGTTCTTCTGTTCCGTCTGGTTCGTCTGCTCCCGGTTGGCTACCTGGAGTGGAGTCCATCCTTATCGGTTGGGGAAGTACTGGTTTGGGCACATTGGGAGCAGGCGTCGTTGGTGATCCATCTGGATCCGAAACAGGTACAGCTGGGGTCGCTTGACTCGGAGCCAGTGGTAGTGGAGGGGAAGTAGTTGTTTTCCAGTTAAAATAGTCGGTAACTTGTGTTTGTCCAGTGATTGTATTCCCTAAAAAACCAATTTGTGGTGTAGTGATTTTAGATTGCACATACTCAACATTAGCAGCATCTTTAGGATTAGAATCTGTTGGGGTTTTGACATTTTTAACTGTGTGGTTTGTCATGTCTAAATCACCTGACATGGTGCTACCAGAGATTTTTACAAATAGCGAAGTATCCGGAGCAGGTTCTTCAACTGGTGGTTGTTCTTCTTCTGGTGGTTTTTCTTGACTCGGCGGTATTCCTAAAGCGGCTTCAATTATACTGACTTTTCCGGATACATCTGAAATTTTCTGTACTGCTTCATTAATTTGAGGATTATTTGTTACTGTATCTGCTGTACTCATAACATAGCCTACGGTTGCTGCAGCTGATGGGTTTAAAGACCTTAATGTTTCGCTTTGTTCAGGCATCTTCACATTTATAATTGAGTTCCCGTTCATATTAATGTTTCCTGACATGGTCCCACCTTGTGTAGATAAGTACCCTGAATTCGGGTCAGTCTTTGACACGTAGTTGGATTGTAAATAGCCTAGGGATACGGCATCGGAATTTTGTTTAGGATCAGCTACCCCACTAATATTTTGGCTATTCATATCAATGGGTTTTGTTGATGTGATTGTTGATCCCGTTAGAGTAAATAGAGCTGGGTTAGTCTCTGCTCTTGCTCGCACTCTGCTTGTGATATTTTCTAATGAGAAATCATTGAGTTCGTTATTATCTGTTTTGTCTTTCATATTTTTAATAACAATTAATTGTCTTTTTAATAAATCCAATAACAGTTGTTAATTATTATTAAAATTAAAAAGAAATATTCATGATCTCTTCAGCAATAGTATCATGAAATAAACGACCTTGTTTATTTAAGAATAAAAATTCGTTATTGCGATCGAAGAGTTCTTTAATGAGAGGAAGGGAGGCAAGAGACTCCATTAATATGGCAGGGAAATCTTTCCATCTAGCTCCTTTGGTAAGACGTAATCTTAGAGCTAGCGCTTCTTTGATTCGTTCTTTTTCTGGCAAGCTCTCTGTAGATTCATGAACAGGAAGATTTTTACGTACCGCACGTAGATACTGAGAGATTCTTGAGAAATTTTTTGACCGCACCTTATTAATATATTGTGAGGCAGAAACTCCTAAGCCTAAAAATGGTTTATCTGTCCAATAATAAAGATTATGTTTTGATTGAGCTTCAGATTTGGCATAAGAGGCGAGTTCATAACGAGAAAATCCACGTGAGGTAAGGAGTTCTTCAGCAGATAGGCTCATAGTGGCAAGTATGTCATCATTAGCAATAGAGGGAGCTAGAATACGACGGTGCTTATAAAAAGATGTATGGGGGTCTAGGGTTAGATTATAAAGAGAGATATGCGAAATAGGAAGAGTAAGAGCCTGATGAAGATCAGCTATAAAATCTGCTAGGGATTGTGTTGGAAGACCGTAAATAAGATCCACGGAGATATTGTTATATCCATGTTCATGACAGCGGTGTACAGCATCTATAGATGCTGCTGAGGAGTGGATCCTCCCTAGAGCTTTCAGAAGGGGATCATGAAAAGTTTGTGCGCCAATGCTAATCCTATTAACAGAAGTGAGAATCAGTTCTCTTAAATAAAATTCAGAAAGGTCTTCGGGATTAGCCTCTAGGGTGATTTCTTGAGCATCGGGAGCGAGTGTTTTAATGATGTTGTGGAGGTTTTGTGGAGGAATTAATGAGGGTGTTCCTCCACCAAGAAATACAGTATCTATGAAATGCGTGTCCTTAATTGTAGAAAGTTTTTGCAAACCCTCTTGAAGAATAGCATTACAATACAGACTTATCGATTCAGAGTTGTAGGGAATCGTATAAAAGCTACAGTAATGGCATTTCTTTGAACAGAAAGGAAAATGGATATAAAGGGCTAAGGGCGATTTACCATTCATTAGCATCGGGGTCAACAATGCCCCCACGTCTCCAACGATTTCGGTCGCTAAACGGATCCTCATCGTCGTCATATGAGTAATCAATTTCTACAGCGCCTTCTTCTCGATCTTCATCATGAAGTTCGATTTCTACAGTTTCACCGGGGTCAATATCAATTTCAGTTTCTGTAGCTTCAACAAACTCGATATCGGACATGCTTGGCCCGTCAGGATATACGGTTTTTGCAGGACTGCGTCTTGGAGTAACAAACTCTTCAACTTCACCGCTTTCTTTTAGCAGTTGCAAACGCTCCTTCTCCTCATGGATTTTGTTTTCTAAAGAGCGCATTTCTTCTTTGTGACGGTCGATTTCTTTTTTAGGAACCAAACCCAATTGCATCCACTGGGTTAAGTCACGTAATTCAGATTCGAGTTTTTTTAAACGTTCACTTTTCATCTAGTGGGCACCATCCTGTATTCTAGAGAGCAGGTGTAATGTATCCTTTGCTTTTTTTCAACTATAGAAAAAAAACAAAGATTGTTTTTTTTGAAAAATAAAAATTTGCTATGAAACGAAATTCAGATCGCATCTATCGAGAACAAACATCATATGGATTCAGAGTTTGCTGGACAAGTCCATTCTTCGGATATGGATTGGATCGAGGCTATGTTTCAAAAATTTCTAAATCATGAAACCTTGGATCCTTCATGGAAATATTTTTTTGAAGGATATCAATTAGGTCAGGAGGGCGCTGCTTCAGCTTCTTCCGGAAATGAAGAAGCATACGCTGCTCTGCAAGAAAAGAAAGCTCAGTTTCTTTGTATGATATACCGTTATTATGGTTATTTACAAAGTCAGATTTCTCCCTTAACTTCCGTTAATCCTTCTCCTTTAATTCAAGAAAAGATCAAGAATATAGATCTTAATGAAATTGTCCCTTCTTTAGGTCTCCTCCCTCAGCCTAAAGTTCCTGCGCGTGATTTAATCCAAGCGTTAAAAAACTTTTACTGTCGTAGTATCTCTGTAGAAACCCTTGCGTGTTCTCCTCAATTGCAAGAGTATGTATGGAAGCTCATGGAGAGTAAGCCTCCTCAAAGGTCTCCAGAAGAGCTTTTGCGTTCCTATCAAGATATATGTAAGGCAACCTTTTTTGAAGAGTTTCTGCAAATAAAATTTACAGGGCAGAAAAGGTTCTCCTTAGAAGGTTGTGAAAGTTTGGTCTCCATGCTTGAACATCTTGTTCGCTATGGTGTTACTCAAAATATCACAAGTTATATTCTTGGTATGGCTCACCGTGGGCGTTTGAATGTTTTGACTAATGTTTTAGGAAAGCCTTATTCCCAAGTTTTTATGGAATTTGAGGATAATCCTACATCTCGAGGTTTAGATACAGTTGGTGATGTGAAGTATCACAAGGGATATGTATCTAGATCTCTTGGTAAAAATGGTGAGGAAGTGACATTCGTAATGTTGCCAAATCCTAGCCATTTAGAGGCAGTGGATCCCGTTGTTGAAGGTGTTGTGGCAGCTTTGCAACATCAACTAGATTCTGGTAAGGAACATTCTTGTTTAGCGATTCTTGTTCATGGCGATGCCGCATTTTCAGGACAAGGAGTTGTGTATGAGACTTTACAATTAAGTCAGATCCCTGGGTATTCCACAGGGGGAACGTTACACATCGTTGTAAACAACCATATAGGATTTACTGCTCAGCCTAGAGAATCGCGCTCCACGCCTTACTGTACAGATATTGCTAAGATGTTGGGCATTCCGGTATTTCGTGTAAATGCTGAGGACGTTGTCGCTTGTTTGCAGGCTATAGAGTATTCCCTGAAGGTACGTGAAGAATTTAGTTGTGACGTAATTATCGATTTATGCTGTTATCGTAAATACGGTCATAATGAAAGTGACGACCCTTCGATAACAGCACCTCTGCTCTACGATGAAATTAAGAAAAAGCTTACCATTCGAGAGATTTATAAGAAGTATTTATTAGATAACTATCGTGAAGAAATCTCTGAAGATAGTTTGAAGAAACTTGAAAAAGGCGTTCAGGATGTTCTCAACGTAGAATTCCAATCATTAAAGCAAGAAGAAAATCACCAACTCTCTAAAAGAGATTGTCGTCATTGCGATCGTATGGATCTCGGTGAGTTATTAATAAATGATATCGATGTATCCTTAACACGTGATACGGTATTTCATATAAGTTCTAAATTGTGTGGTCTTCCCGAAAACTTTACGCCCCATCCTAAGGTAAAAGCTCTGCTTGATAAGAGAATGAAAATGGCTAAAGGAGAAATTGGCTTTGATTGGGGGATGGCTGAAGAGCTTGCTTTTGCTTCTTTATTGATCGAGAAATTTTCCCTACGTCTTTCGGGACAAGATGCTATTCGTGGGACCTTTAGCCAGCGACATTTATTATGGAGCGATATCAAATCTGGAGATACTTACACACCTTTGTATCATTTATCTCCTGATCAAGGCTCTGTAGATATTTATAATTCGCCATTGTCCGAATATGCTGTTCTAGGCTTCGAATATGGTTATGCTCAGCAAGCAGAGCGTACTCTTGTTTTATGGGAAGCGCAATTTGGAGATTTTTCCAATGGAGCGCAGATTATTTTTGATCAGTATATTTCATCTGCGATTCAAAAATGGGATCTGCACTCTGATCTTGTTGTTCTTCTTCCTCATGGCTACGAAGGGCAGGGACCAGAACACTCTTCAGCGCGTATAGAAAGGTATTTACAGCTTGCTGCGAATTGGAATTTTCAAGTTGTGATTCCTTCTACTCCGGTACAATATTTCCGTATCCTGCGTGAACATACAAAACGAGATTTATCTTTACCCCTGGTGATCTTCACTCCAAAAATGCTTTTGCGGCATCCTGAATGTACAAGCTTTATTGATGAGTTTACTGAGCCAGGAGGGTTTCGTCCTATCCTTGAAGATGCCGAACCCAATTATGATGCTAAGGTATTAGTATTGTGTTCTGGAAAAGTATATTATGATTTTAAAGGTGCCTTACCTCAAGAACGTAAGAAAGACTTTTCTTGTTTGCGTATTGAGAGTTTGTATCCTTTATATCTCGAAGATCTTCTTTCCTTGATTGGCAAGTATTCTAAAGTCGATCATTACGTTTGGCTTCAAGAAGAACCACAGAATATGGGTGCTTATGATTATATTTTCATGGCTACTGAAGAGATTTTCCCTAAAAAATTAAAGTGCGTTAGCAGACCAAGAAGTAGTTCAACAGCTACGGGTTCTGCACGTCTTAGCCAACAAGAATTTTTAACATTAATGGAAACATTGTTTTCTTTAGGTAATGTATGATCACAGAAGTACGCATTCCAAATGTCGCTGAATCCATAAGCGAAGTAACAATAGCTTCTCTTTTAGTGACTTCAGAGAGTCTGGTTCAGGAGAATCAAGGTATTATGGAGATCGAAAGCGAGAAGGTAAATCAGCTTATCTATGCTCCTATATCTGGAAGGATTGTTTGGTCTGTCGCTGAAGGAGATGTTGTTGCCGTCGGTGGAATTGTTGCTAAGATCTATGATGCTAATGAATCTGTTTCTGAAACTCCAGTAGAGGAGACAGTAGATGCCGAGATCATTTGTTTCCCGAGGTCTACAGTTCACAATCCTCCTGCTGAGGGAAAGACATTTGTTCCTTTACGTGAGAAAATGCAAGAAGAACCACAACGTTCTGGAGCCAAAAATGAGGTTCGTGAGCGTATGTCATCAATACGCAAAACGATTTCTCGACGTTTAGTTACAGCTCTTCATGAATCAGCAATGTTAACAACATTCAATGAGATTCATATGACCCCTCTGATGAAACTTCGGAAGGAAAAACAAGAGGCCTTTTCTTCTCGCTATAATGTGAAACTAGGTTTGATGTCCTTTTTCATAAAAGCTGTTATTGAAGCGCTGAAGGTTTATCCTCGTATAAATGCGTATATTGATGGCGATGATATTGTTTATCGCCAGTATTACGATATTTCCATTGCTGTAGGAACAGAACGTGGTCTTGTTGTCCCAGTGATTCGTGAGTGCGATAAACTCTCTAGTGGTGACATTGAAATGAAACTTGCAGATTTGGCAAATAGAGCTCGAGATGGTTTAATTTCTCTTCCGGAGTTAGAAGGAGGAAGTTTCACTATTACAAATGGTGGGGTTTATGGTTCCTTACTTTCTACGCCTATTATCAATCCTCCGCAGGTGGGAATATTGGGAATGCACAAAATAGAAAAGCGCCCTGTAGTGATCGATAATACAATCGCCATTGCGGACATGATGTATGTTGCCTTTAGCTATGACCATCGTATCATTGATGGTAAAGAGGCGGTTGGTTTTCTTATCAAGATCAAAGATGCTATAGAACAACCAGAAAGGTTACTTGATTTTTAAAATAATAGGATCATCTAGGAAGAAGAAGAACAGCAGTGACGTTGTTCTTTTTTATAGGTGTATCTATCACGTTAGGTTCTGAATAGTAGTTGCGGTACCGAGAAGAGAAGAAAATCTCATGTTCGGTATATGTACACCTTTCAGAAATCGTAATTTTAGAACTTGAGATTCCAAGGTCCAGCAACTGTTTTCTCGCTACCGCACGGAAGTCCAAATGATTTTCCTTTGGCATGAAGGCAAAAAAGCTCGGAGGAAAAAGCTCTCTATAATCGGGATAAATAGCAAAATCAGGGCCTAGAGAAGGACCTATAACAACAATTAAATCTTGGGGACAGGAGTTATATACACGTTTTAATGTAGCTACAGTTACCGCGTAGATATTTCCAACAAGTCCTCGCCATCCACAATGTACATTAGCAACGACATGATTTTCTGGATCATAAAAAATTGCTGGTTGGCAGTCAGAATGTCGGATGTGCAGAGAAAGCAGAGGATCATGAGTATACAATCCGTCAGCAGGGCATCCTGAAGGGGTTGTATATGTAGCATGACGTAAACTTGTGCTATGCACTTGATGGAGATCACAAAAACGTTCAGCACCTAGAGCTTTACGGATCTCATCATTTTTAGGAACATAGACGTAGCCTTCTGCATCTGTTTGTTTAGGGAACAATCCATGACGTAGGGGGAGGTGAGAGAGTTCTGGGAAAGTTAGTATATTTAGGTGGTTATCTGGGGTAGTAGATTGTGCCATAGATAAAAATGTCTCATTCAGGATCTTTCCATACACCATGTTCTTGCAGAAGATGCACAAGCTCTTCTTCAGCTTTTTCCATAGGGATATGCGCTTTCACGCATGTGTGTTTTACATAGAGATCGATCATGCCGGTTTTAGATCCTACAAATCCAAAATCAGCATCTGCCATTTCTCCTGGGCCGTTAACAATACATCCCATAACGGCAATTTTTAATCCTACAAGATGTTTTGTTTTGTCGTGAATACGTTTTGTCACTTCAGGAAGGTCAAAGAGAGTTCTTCCGCATCCAGGACATGAGATGTACTCGGTTTTTACTAAACGTACGCCAGCACTTTGTAAGGTGCCGAAGGCAATTTCTCGAACTACGGTAAGTGGAATATTAGGAAGATCCAAAATTACAGCTTCTCCTAAACCATCAAGGAGTAGTGCTCCGAATTCTGTAGCTATAGCAACTGCTGCTTCACATTCATCATCGAGATCTTTTGAAAATACCAACTTTACAGGTTGTTGCTCACATTGTTTCTTTTCAAAGAACCCTCTTGTACTGTGAATAAACGGAGGTGAGGCGTGAAAGTGCACGAAAGGCGAACTTAATACTTCCTCCTGATTCCAAATCTCTTTGTTATAATCATAAAGGCAGGGAACTTCATGATGATGGAAAATAATTAAATGCTGTTCTAATTTTTCAAGAATCGAAGTGCCGATAAAACTTTTCGGCACAACCACACCATCAGGAGCTGTGAAATCTTTTTTCCCATTTGTAGGGTTGATTCCTAACTGCTCAAGTAGATGTTCAACTGTGGTACTTAGGATATGATCTTCATTCAGTTTAATAAAAACACCATAGACAGATCCCCAGGGGGTTGTTTTTGTGATTTTCCTGGCAGCATTGACGAAACTTTCAGAATTTTCTAAAGCAAAAGGGTTATTTCTCTTAGGAAGACTAAGGTATGTCGCTGTATGTCTTAATAAACTTTCACAAACAGGGATTTCTTCTGTCGGACACCCTGTTAAAGAACAACGAATGGTATCACCTAAACCTTCTGTGAGAAGAGTCCCTATGCCAACAGCGGATTTGATAATTCCATCCATTCCCATTCCTGCTTCAGTAACCCCTAGATGTAGAGGATAATGCCAGCCACGGGCATCAAGATCTTTAGCTAACTGGCGGTACGCAGCAACCATCACTTTAGGGTTGCTAGATTTCATAGAGAAAACAACATCATGATAATCAAGCTTTTCACATATTTCAATATACTCAAGTGCTGAAACAACCATACCCTCAATGGTATCGCCATAACGTTGCATAACACGTTCGGAAAGAGATCCGTGATTCACTCCAATTCTCATTGCTTTCCCTAGACGCTTGCATTTTTCAACAAGAGGAGAGAATTTTTCTTCTAATCGAAGAAGGCTATCCGCATAGTGTTTATCTGTATATGTTTTCCCAGTGAACATGTGGCGTTTATCAACGAAGTTTCCTGGGTTAATACGGACTTTATCTACAAAATCTGCGACATGCATCGCTGCTTGAGGAAAGAAATGTATATCAGCTACAAGGGGGACATCCATTCCTAAGGCAATCAAACGTTCTTTTATATGTTCGCATGCCTGAGCTTCTTTCATCCCTTGTACAGTAACACGAACAATTTCACACCTAGCTTCTACTAAGGCACAAATTTGCGCAACCGTAGCATTAACATCCGCTGTAGGTGTTGTTGTCATTGATTGTGTTTTTATCGAGTGGTCGCTACCTACATAAAGATTCCCAATTTTGACAGAGTGCGTGTAACGTCTAGCAGCTTGTTTTTGGGCGGGGGGATTAATCATAAAAACCTAAAATAATTCTACAATGGCTACTATAAATAGGGCCAAAAAGCGCTTTAAAAGAAAAGCGCAAATAAATTTTAGACCATTTGAGAGTATTCATCAAAAATAAAAATATAGATTCAGTAAAGAAGTTTTTTAGAAGAAAATAAAAACTTAAGTTTTGCAATCATGTTTTTGTTTTTAAAGTCGTCGTTTTAATTGTGGTAAAAAACTTATGTTGAAGGACTTATAGAATTCTAGGGCAGCACAACCATTCTTTGAGAAAAAATCAAAAAAGATGGAGGTTGTGCTCCTTTTAAGAAGAAGACCTTAATTGTCTTCTTCAAAATCATCAATATCACTTTGATTGTGAGATAAAGGTTTGGGTTTGTGTAGAGGGTTACCTCCTATACCATAGAGACAAACAGTTAGGTTACTCTTGGAGTCTCGTGCTATTTCAGCTAAGGCTGAGGATAGTGCTGTGGCAACTCTACTTTCAAAGTCACTATCAAGTGGTGCAAATATGTCAATATAGGGGGCATCAAGATGATTTTTAGGGAACAAAAGATCGTTTCCATAAATGCTAATACTATGAACACCACTAGCCACTAGTGATTTAAAGAAACGGACAAACATTTCTTTTTGACTATCAAAACTTTTCCTCCCATAAAGAGGGTGGCGTGTGTGTTCTAGTTGTTCATTAGCCGTTTTTGGGTAATTTCCGAAGGGGTTCCACACACTAATTAGGTATTGAGGACTGTCATCTGTCGAATATTCTGCGATGTCGCTCCAAGAACTGCGTGACCATCCTGCAGGTGTTTTAGGTGTTTTGGCAAATTCTGCTAAATTTGTATTCCAACCACGATTTCCGATTTCTATTTTAAATAAATCTAAAGAACCATTCCGAATAGTTTTGGGATGAGTCAGATTTGCTTCTGGAGGTATGAAACAAACCCGCGATACACCTTTGCCGTGATCAGTAATAGAAGATAGGAATGATGGAGTTGTAAAAGTTACTAGCTTGACTTGGGCGTTGTTTTTTGCTGTGAAGACGTCGATATCTTCAACTCCAGGGGCTTGCATATTTTTGGGTAGTGATGAGCTTTCTTTAAAATTTGCTTTTAAAGAGTTGGCAAGATCGGTAGACAGGAAGTCATAAGACCTATTTGCTTCTAAAACGTTTTTTATTTTTCCCCTAATATCTTTTTTCATCTTGTTTGGTAGAAGCGCAATGGAGGCTCCTAATAAAATAGTTCCTAAGGTAACGCCAATAGCTGTAGCAATCACTAAGCCGGGGGCTCCAAGGACTCCGAGAGTAATCCCGCAAGCAATTCCGCCAGCTAAAGCAAGTCCGCCTATGATCGCAAGCACTTTTCGAGTAGTCTCTCGAGTGTTTGGGTTATATAAAACCCTATTCAGATAACTTTTTACGGGGAATCTCTGCTTAGGATTTAAATTAAATAGTTGTTGTGGGGGTAATGGATTATTACCCGAAGAAATTTTTTCATCTGACATAATTAAAATTATAAATATTTTTTAAATGAAAGTAATAGTTTTATTTAATATTATTTATTATCCGTTGGAAATAAGTAGTTTACAATATTTAATATTTCACAACGGAAGTCCTAATCCTGGGGAACTAACAATAACGACGTTCATAATGGTTTCAGGCTGTGAGGTTGCAAAATTGATTAATGCGGCAACCAAACCTGTTTGTATAGCAGCTCTCCAATCAGCCGCTGCTTGAGGATTTGAGGAGAGTTGAGTAGGTGCAGTGGAAATTAGGGGAATTTGAATCATGTCCACATCCTGTCTGATAGCCTCGTTTAGGCAGTTAGTATAGGCAGCTTTTGCTAGGGCAAAGGCAATAACGGGATTGTGATTATAGAGTTCGGGATTAGGCTCCTGAATGATGCCTAGGAAATTAGGTAATCCTAGTTGTTTCTTGTTGCTAGAGCCATCGGAGTTTTCCCATGGCATGGAGACGCATTGACTTTCCTGCATCTCTATAGGAATTTCGTAAGAGATGTTTAAAGTTCCTAAGTTTGAAAGTTGCGTATTCCGTTCTAATACGATCATGAGATTGCAACAGCAATGAATACGTGGGGAATAAATAGTTCCTGTAGTCGCAAAGAGAACTGTTTTTGAGTTGTTAATTTTCCAAACCTTATTTAATAGGGAAGGGGTAGTTTCTCCAAAGATGCGCGGTAAGGTATTCCAGGTATTAACTACTTCACAGAACTGCTCTAAAATTTTTGTATGCTTTGTGTTTTCATTGATTTCAATTAAGAGTGGCGCATCTGGAAGAGGTGTCACATCTTTTTTTTGCGGTTTCTGTTGAGAGGCGTTCCTAAGAAGAAATAGAGATGCAAGAAGAAGAGGAAGTGCGAAGCCACAAATAGAGAACAGAGGTAATATTCCTGTAACTACAGAAGAAATAATAGCTGCGAGTATAGCTAGGTAAGCGAAGACAAGCATAGTAATAATAGGAAGGATTCTTGATGCTATGCTACTTTTTTGGGGGGATATTTCAGGATAGGATTGTATGTATTCGAAAGATGCAGCAGTGAGATCGGATATCATATTATTGTAAAGAAGGATGCTTTAATTTTTGAGCAGTCTTCGCGATATCATTAAAAAATACTAAGCTTGAAGTAGAGACAAAGATTTTCTCAATTTTAAAGATAATACAACAAAGTTGGCAACTTGGATTTTATTCAGAAGTTGAGCTGTTATAGTTCATCTTAAATGTGCCTTACAAGCCCTGGTGTACGTTTATTCAAGTACTTATAGGTAGAAATATAAAAACAACGTTAGCAAGTTTTCTATAACAAAATATCAAGAGATTTTGCTTCTAGGAGCAATAAGAAGGAAAGGATCTTGGTGTTATAAGATGACACCATGGATCTATAACACATACTTGTTGTAGATCCATGACAATGTTATCTTATGTTAGCCTAAGGGAGGATTAGCGATATCTGTGACAACAACAATCATTTGAGAATTTGGATTTTGCCTAGCAAAATTCGTAACAGCAGTTACTAAGGCCGCTTTAATAGCTTCTATCCATTTAGCTCGCACTGTGCCTCCTGATAGATTTGCTGAAGGAGCGAAAATACTGGATGAGATAAGGGGTAACTGAACATATTTGGCACCTTTTTCCACAGCTTTAGCTAAACAATTTTCGTAGGCTGTGGTTACGGTCTCATAGCATCTGAGTGCGTCATTATTCAGCTGATTAGCTGTTGGTCCTAAAAGTTGTGCTAGTAATGCTGGAGCCGACGAGTCCCCGTCATTGGTTGTACCGTTTATATTTATCCACTTACCCGCAGTACATTCGCCAATATTTAAACATGTTTTGCCTTCGGTGGAATTTTGCCATCCTTGATAACTTACTGCTTGGGTAAAGGCATGATTAGTTCCTCCGCCAAATCTGTACATAGTATCGTTAGCGGCATTTACTAGCATAGGGGTGAGATCTCTTGTGAGGAATCTAGGTTTGGTAATGTCGCCGCATGTAGAGACAAGTACTGTTTCAGTATTAGGGACCTG includes:
- a CDS encoding DoxX family protein; this translates as MSDEKISSGNNPLPPQQLFNLNPKQRFPVKSYLNRVLYNPNTRETTRKVLAIIGGLALAGGIACGITLGVLGAPGLVIATAIGVTLGTILLGASIALLPNKMKKDIRGKIKNVLEANRSYDFLSTDLANSLKANFKESSSLPKNMQAPGVEDIDVFTAKNNAQVKLVTFTTPSFLSSITDHGKGVSRVCFIPPEANLTHPKTIRNGSLDLFKIEIGNRGWNTNLAEFAKTPKTPAGWSRSSWSDIAEYSTDDSPQYLISVWNPFGNYPKTANEQLEHTRHPLYGRKSFDSQKEMFVRFFKSLVASGVHSISIYGNDLLFPKNHLDAPYIDIFAPLDSDFESRVATALSSALAEIARDSKSNLTVCLYGIGGNPLHKPKPLSHNQSDIDDFEEDN
- a CDS encoding macro domain-containing protein; amino-acid sequence: MISDLTAASFEYIQSYPEISPQKSSIASRILPIITMLVFAYLAILAAIISSVVTGILPLFSICGFALPLLLASLFLLRNASQQKPQKKDVTPLPDAPLLIEINENTKHTKILEQFCEVVNTWNTLPRIFGETTPSLLNKVWKINNSKTVLFATTGTIYSPRIHCCCNLMIVLERNTQLSNLGTLNISYEIPIEMQESQCVSMPWENSDGSSNKKQLGLPNFLGIIQEPNPELYNHNPVIAFALAKAAYTNCLNEAIRQDVDMIQIPLISTAPTQLSSNPQAAADWRAAIQTGLVAALINFATSQPETIMNVVIVSSPGLGLPL
- a CDS encoding macro domain-containing protein, with amino-acid sequence MSQPINSYESSQFVSRASTAPCNRNCIPVLATIAGLAFVGAVTTLALAIVFSMPTLSAAVVIFSIMAVACCILLKRRSEISTPDLSPPLSFQPEDLSTPEHSPPPSPIFHDLQDVPGSPTPRPRVLPTAAAVPLQTVPNPRELLESLTKLQFRQAINTPQFDPIDSNTTFSGWQVPNTETVLVSTCGDITKPRFLTRDLTPMLVNAANDTMYRFGGGTNHAFTQAVSYQGWQNSTEGKTCLNIGECTAGKWININGTTNDGDSSAPALLAQLLGPTANQLNNDALRCYETVTTAYENCLAKAVEKGAKYVQLPLISSSIFAPSANLSGGTVRAKWIEAIKAALVTAVTNFARQNPNSQMIVVVTDIANPPLG